The following proteins come from a genomic window of Edaphobacter sp. 4G125:
- a CDS encoding MauE/DoxX family redox-associated membrane protein, with product MKFNTSNSDEKIAYALLRAVAGVNLLMHGVSRLLAGPEAFAGHLTEQFAHAPLPGSLIHGFGVVLPPIEGLIGLLLLIGWKTRWTLIAASLLMLVLTFGTALVQNWPVAGSQLMYALVYSVLLFLRRYNSWSVDGCWNKE from the coding sequence ATGAAGTTCAATACCTCGAACAGCGATGAAAAGATCGCCTATGCGCTGCTGCGGGCGGTTGCCGGAGTGAACCTGTTGATGCATGGCGTGAGCCGCCTGCTTGCCGGTCCGGAAGCGTTCGCAGGGCACCTGACTGAACAGTTCGCTCATGCGCCTCTTCCTGGGTCACTAATTCATGGGTTTGGCGTTGTGCTGCCTCCGATCGAGGGGCTGATCGGGTTGCTATTGCTGATTGGCTGGAAGACCCGCTGGACGCTGATCGCGGCTTCGCTGCTGATGCTGGTGCTGACTTTTGGCACAGCGCTGGTCCAGAATTGGCCGGTCGCAGGAAGTCAACTGATGTATGCACTGGTATATTCCGTGTTGCTGTTCCTGCGGCGATACAACTCGTGGTCAGTGGATGGTTGCTGGAATAAAGAGTGA
- a CDS encoding TIGR00266 family protein codes for MQHRIVGTTMPVLEFALDHNDAVISEAGELSWMSQSIQMTTHTQHAGGGGFLGVLKRVAGGGTLFMTEYRAYGAPGTVAFATRVPGHIVSVEVDNGHEYFVHRHGFLCATAGIVLGVGFQQSLGAGIFGGDGFLLQKVSGQGIAWLELSGEVIVKDLAPGETLRVHPGHVGAFQASVAFQIQRVPGIRNLIFGGDGIFLAALTGPGRVWLQTLPIQRLAHQLQEYMKVERAEQNTESGVIGGIVGSVLKGM; via the coding sequence ATGCAGCATCGTATCGTCGGCACCACCATGCCTGTTCTGGAGTTTGCGTTGGATCACAATGATGCCGTCATCTCCGAGGCGGGCGAACTCTCCTGGATGAGCCAATCCATCCAAATGACCACTCACACCCAGCATGCCGGGGGCGGTGGATTCCTGGGAGTCCTCAAACGGGTCGCCGGTGGCGGAACCCTCTTTATGACCGAGTACCGTGCATACGGTGCACCTGGAACTGTAGCCTTCGCCACCCGTGTGCCCGGGCATATTGTTTCAGTCGAAGTCGACAACGGTCATGAGTATTTTGTTCATCGCCACGGGTTTCTCTGTGCGACTGCGGGAATCGTACTCGGCGTCGGCTTCCAGCAATCGCTGGGCGCTGGAATCTTCGGTGGAGATGGTTTTCTGCTTCAGAAGGTCTCCGGACAGGGAATCGCCTGGCTCGAGCTCTCCGGCGAGGTCATCGTCAAAGACCTTGCTCCAGGAGAGACCCTGCGCGTCCATCCTGGTCATGTTGGAGCTTTTCAGGCTAGCGTCGCGTTTCAGATTCAGCGCGTGCCAGGAATTCGCAATCTGATCTTTGGTGGAGACGGAATCTTCCTTGCAGCTCTCACCGGTCCGGGGCGCGTCTGGCTCCAGACCCTGCCCATCCAGCGTCTAGCCCACCAGCTTCAGGAGTACATGAAGGTCGAACGTGCTGAGCAGAACACAGAATCAGGCGTTATCGGTGGAATTGTAGGTTCAGTACTAAAGGGAATGTAG
- a CDS encoding protein-L-isoaspartate O-methyltransferase family protein, with protein sequence MAAKAGVSLDSPIAKVFGEIPRERFVGDPPWRVFADESEGELVDDPALLYRDVLVQLKHEGAINNGQPSLHAICLASLHLRSGEVAIHVGAGTGYYTAMLALLVGAAGRVDAYEIENDLAEEARKNLKEMIWVKVHTGSGTLDPLPECDVLYVSAGATSPLSVWLDSLRMGGRLLFPLTPEQGYGGMLLIARQEMGYSARFLCGAKFVGCEGGRDARTAEKLEGCFRKGHVREVRSLWRNDAPDETAWCAGDGWWLSTREIHEN encoded by the coding sequence ATGGCAGCCAAAGCAGGAGTTAGCCTTGATAGTCCGATTGCGAAAGTCTTCGGAGAGATCCCTCGTGAAAGATTCGTTGGCGATCCACCGTGGAGAGTTTTTGCAGATGAGTCTGAGGGAGAATTAGTGGATGACCCTGCCCTGCTCTACCGGGATGTGTTGGTTCAGTTGAAACATGAAGGTGCCATCAATAATGGTCAGCCAAGTCTTCATGCAATCTGCTTAGCATCTCTGCATCTCCGATCAGGAGAGGTTGCGATTCATGTAGGAGCGGGTACGGGATATTACACCGCCATGCTGGCGCTTCTGGTGGGAGCGGCCGGGCGTGTGGATGCCTACGAGATTGAGAATGATCTTGCAGAAGAGGCACGAAAGAATTTAAAAGAGATGATCTGGGTTAAGGTCCATACGGGATCGGGTACCTTGGATCCACTACCAGAGTGCGATGTCCTGTATGTCAGCGCAGGAGCAACTTCGCCGTTATCCGTCTGGTTGGACTCGCTACGGATGGGAGGGAGGCTGTTGTTTCCTTTGACTCCTGAACAGGGCTACGGTGGAATGCTGTTGATTGCCCGACAGGAGATGGGATATTCCGCGCGCTTTCTGTGTGGAGCGAAGTTTGTGGGATGCGAAGGCGGACGCGATGCGCGGACTGCAGAGAAGCTGGAGGGGTGCTTCCGCAAGGGGCATGTAAGAGAGGTCCGCTCGCTGTGGAGGAATGATGCCCCCGATGAGACAGCATGGTGCGCAGGGGATGGATGGTGGCTTTCGACGAGAGAAATACACGAGAATTAA